CTGCAGCTTTGTCACTGTGTGAGTCTCATTTCCCAGTGTGACTTTtttgaggcagctctgctgctgcctttttgggcatgaggatcaatcagctaacagctctcacctgcgctgactgatcctctgtgttgcaggtgaaggtgctctcccagccccttcacctccacagtgaTCGTCATGAGGTAAAACTGTCCTTAATAATGTTAAGCGTTTAGCACAGAAAATAGACACAGAGGTATGAACAAACGCTATTATTACAAAAATGGTTGTCTGTTGACAAAAAGATTACAGTGAGAATGAAGCTCAGAGTGTGTAGTAGGTTTAGGCTGCTTGGCATGCTGGCTGGGTGTGGTAGGCCGACAAGAAAACAAGCAGACGATCCTGGGCACAAAGAACAAAGCCAGTTAAACTACAAATAGTTTGGGAGTGATTTGTATGAAAGAGTGATCTGCCATTACTTGCATCTTTAACGTGAAAACACTTCAGTCAAACTCTGAAGGGCATCTTAACCattccatatttttattttatgtaattaaaataaaagcagattttatttttaatatccaGTTTGAATTATTTGTCAAACAGCACAAGCAGGAAGTTTTCTGCTTTTACTTGAAGATGGTTTCCTTCTTTTTTAAGATGGTTTGTTTGAAGCATAGAGATTGCATCATTGTAGGATTTTAAATGAAGGAATAACACTGCAATTATCTGCTCTTGTTTTAGGATTGGTTGGTGAAATTTGGCTACCTTCCACCCTCAGACCCCTCCACCGGACAGCTCCAGGCCTGGACAGCTGTCACTAACGCTGTCAGAATTATGCAGAGGTTTGCCGGCCTCAAAGACACTGGAATTGTAGGTGAGGATTTTAGACAATGGTTGTTAAAAGTAAGTAAACCTTACTTTTAAGACACATAGTGCATTGATTTTTCTGTTCTGTGTTCTATATGAGCCTCATTGAGTTTACTCTGATTCTGCTGTGCTGTGGTGTTCAGATGAGGAGACAATGGCTTTGATGAACAGTCCACGCTGTTCCATGCCAGACCAAGAGGAACCATCCAAATCCCCTGACAACCAAGAGAGGAGAaacaagagaaggagaaggactATTTCCATGTGGACACGCAGGAACATTAACTGGAGGTGGGACAAGATTACTCTCGTTATCTTGACTTGATTATGATCTGCTAACCTGGTTCAAACATtagtattttccattttcaaccGGTGCGTATTGGCTTCAGCCATTTATAATGTGATaatgtctctcactctctcggTCTTTCCAtcatacacaaacacttacATTTCTAGGTTGCATTCatatccctcctcctcccatctgtCCCGGGAAACAATTCGCTCACTGGTCTTCTATGCCTTAAGAGTATGGGCAGAGCCGACAACCCTGGAGTTCCATGAGGTTAGTGTATCTTAACTGATGCTGTATTAATGGCATAAAGGATAGATAATTGATGCATATCCTATGGGGCCAAAGGCCTGCTAAAGAAATCCATTTCAGAACAACTAGCTGCTGATACTTAATGTCTTTTGCTATTTATTTGCctaaaaaaaagacattccATTCTACCCTTGGTCCCTAGGTAAGTAGTCCACATGCAGCTGACCTGCAGATAGATTTCTTCCATGGTTACCACGGCGATGGCTATCCCTTTGATGGGGCAGGTGGTGCAGTCGGCCATGCTTTTTTCCCATCAGACCCTACTCGGGCAGGAGGAGTTCATTTGGACGCAGAAGAGGAGTGGGCCTTCAGACAACTAGGTAGAGTGGTgggaaaaacatttctgttgactTCAGCtgatataagataagataagataaaactttatagatccacacaccagggaaattcagttgttacagcagcaggcaagTCAAAATGTAgtcaagagaataaaaaaatataaaaagaaggcaatataaaataataataagaaattaCATTATATACACCTTTTCAATTTAGtggtttgtatgaaatgttattAGTAAAGTGCAGTGACACAGGATGATAAGATAGAACCcaacacaaatgtgcaaaaagtaattttctatTAAAAATAGTGCAAATAATATAAGTAGACTGACATGACCGgtgcagtattttatttttgttgtagAGTCTGACAGCAGTGGGAATGAAGGACCTGCAGAAGCTTTCCTTCTTGCACTTTGGGTGGAGCAATCTGCTACTGACAGAGCTGCTCAGGGCCCCCCACGGTCTCATGTAGGGGGTGAGAGGTGTTGTCCATGATGGAATTCAGCTTTGCTAACATCCCTTGATGTTAACTTCCTCAGTGGAATCCACAGGGCAGTCCAAGACCGAGCTGGCTCTCCTAACCagtttaatttgtcttttctgGCCCTCTCAGTGCATCCGCACCCCCAGCAGACAATGGCGTAGAACACCGCATAAGCCACCACAGTGACATAAAAAGTCCTTTATAGTGTCCTGTGAAAGTCTTTCCATCTTGTTTTGGTGGCGTTGATGTAAAGGTGATTCATTTCACACCAGTGGACAAAGTCAGCGATGACCCCCCTATAATCCAGTTCATTGCCCTCTGATGCACGACCAAcgatggctgtgtcatcagggAACTTCTGGATTAACAgctgtctgtgttgtgtctgaaGTCTGATGTGTATATGGTTAATAGAAAAGGAGAGAGCACTGTTTCCTGTGGGGCTCCTGTGCTGCAAACACATCCGACACAGTCACTGTAACTATAGCTGCTACTAGGCAACATCCTGGAACTCCAGGAACTTATTTCAACTCCAGGTTCCCATGCATTCTGGAAaacctggggggggggtttaattTCCAGTCTTGATTAACTTCTTATATTTAAATGGGAATGTCCGAAAAAAGGTTGGCTTATTCTGGAAAATAActtttgtgaaagaaaaatcaacatgtgggAGCTGAAATTAGGGCTCTGTATGGGGAGCAGATGAATTCAGAATGGCAAGGAGCCAAGGACGAGCTTTAATTAGGTGAGCGTAttggacattttattaaaaGCTCTGATATGCCCCACAAAACTGTGGACATCAGGAATTGAAATGTAACAAGATTAAAAGGAAATGTCAGTGAATTTGTCCATCAATGCAAACAGCATGAACTGTTGACAAAAATTAtgtttaaacagacacacaaatctTAGGGCCTGATCCACTAATGGTTTGcgtgtaaaaaaataaataaatgtgtgcaaacttgatttcacaAAGAACATGCAAGCTGATCTAAACAGTACACACTGAGGGTTGCGTGCAGAATAACACGTACTGTTCATTTAGTACGTCTGCCTCATTCGCCGAGGTTTTATtatgagttgtttttttgtttttcttcctatGTCCTGCCATCTTCTCTTAATTTCATCgttttttgttttacccacagCTTTTACTTTCTCTTATATGGCGTTTCTTTgagttatattaatatttctttgctgtagctcatcaacatgtttgtttgcctcttccaTTGATCCTATGCGCTTGCAGTCACTCTGCTTTCCGTAAAAAATTATCACAACCATGTCCTCATGATATGCCGTCATGACCATTAGCCCTCAAGCCCTTTCACTGAACtgattttctctcctctctccctcattccTAGCTTCTGAGGGTACTGACCTGTTCACAGTACTGGTGCATGAGTTTGGCCATGCACTTGGCCTGGCTCACTCCTCATCACGCCACTCAGTGATGAGGCCTTACTACCAGGGTCCTGCTGGTGACCCCCTCCACTACCACCTGGGACCCAATGATCTGGAGGACATCACCCAGCTCTATGGTAAGAATTATTCACTGTAAAGATTGACTTTGCATTTGCTGTTTGAAAAGTCAGCAAATCCACCATGAGAATTTATTTTATGATCTTTTTGCCATAGATATTCTAGCCAGTGTAATGATGATTGATTCATGCCATATTGTGGAGGTGGGCATGGTTTGGGCAGGTGCGGAGAGGCGGTCTGGAGCAGTACCAGATGAAGTGATTGGCATAAGTACATTGAGGTGGCTATACAAACTCTCCTTCAAATGCAGTAGCAATggactgagagacagaggaagagacagacatCCCATCTGCACACAGATTGTGGTTGGAGGTCAGCTGGGATCCCAGACATAAGAAACATTTGGAAGTCAGCGTACACTGGTGCAGACGAGGACTGAGTAATGTatgcagaaataaagaaaaatctcaAGCTGACAACTCAATGTGCTGTGTGCGACATGAGAACCCACCTTCTGCAAAACTTGACATTCCCACCAACCTCTGCTATATGCACTTGGTGCTAATTAATTAGCAAATGTAAGCATGCCAACACACTAAACTGATGGCCATTCTAAAAACAGTACCTGATAATGATCAACATGTCAGTGTTATCATTGTGAGCATGGCAGCACATTAGTGATTATTACTGATACAGATTTAATGTGGTGATCATCCATTATGAGTAGATTTAAAAGCCTATTTGGCTCTTATGTTTAACAGTAGTTGATAACCTTTGTAAATCAACTAATGGAAAATTCTGTGTCACAGTATAGTGACCAAACAGTAATAatgattaataatgaataatgagtATGACATCACAACATTTAATCCACGAACCATAGTTTGGTATACTTGGTCATATCCGATCAGAACGTACGGGGGTGTCCACCTGACGATGGTTAATGTatgaaagataaatgagaaATTATACTTAGAGAGAAGTAAAGAAGtgttgtataaatgtgtgtatgtatgaatgtgactCATAGTGTGAAGCACCTTGAAActagaagaagaagatatacttttattgtcacgttttaacacttttacatgcatacatgaaattgttctcaacatttaacccatccagttggcaccagTCGAAACACGCATAGAAACgcacattgacagatgccatgtacacacagtgTCCATTACACCTGcataattgttatttttatcaagaaGAACCATCTACTGTATGGAGATGATTTGTGGTAATGACATAAATGTTCTTGGTTTAGGTAAACGGAGCCTGCTGCCCCCTACAGATGCTTCTCACTTTGCACCAGAGCCTCAATTGCACCACAGAGCTACACACCACCATGACCACAGATATGGGTATGATTTACAAGTCAAAATTAGAGTTTAGAGAAATAGGTTTTTTGAGATATTCTCTTTGGTGATTATCTTTCATCAGCAAATATGCCATACATTTTCTAGGGTTTTCACAATAACtgtcaacaaatacaaaacatgttATAACATAATTGATAAGAAGATAGAAAATATGCACAAGTTAATAAGGGCAGGTTTACAATTATTCAGGtttgttattaattattcaaGTACAACTGGTATTACATTTAGTAATGCAAGGAAAAAAGGTCTTTGGACGAATATCAGGCCACTGAATGGGCATTATCAACACACATCTGTCCAATACTAGTGTGtttcagttattattattataaatcattatagatagatagattgatagatagatagatttataATCAACCCTACTCCAAACCTCACTTTGCAAACAAATCACTCAGATTACAGAGAGGCCATGTGTTAGATCAAtgtagataaaaaaaatgattttaaccTTAGAAGTAATCCATCTGTTTGTTACTCAGTTATTTTGTGTAATGTCATGTCACACCCTTGTGATATCAGTAGGGGGTAGTAATTAACTATGGTTCACAAGGAATTGGAGTAAGGAGCCACCCTGGCTCATAAGACAAATATTTGCAGAAAAGGAAATGAGCCACATATGTTCACAAACTCCAGGTTTGTAGTTATATAAAAGCTTTCTGAAACTGTCATGAAAGTTTTATATGGAAATGTAGAGGCtacatgttgtttctgtgaaCACGGTTAGGGACAATCTGTTTAAAAAGCTTTAGTTAAGACTAATTGGGCCACTTgacatgtttatatatgtgttaCATTAAGTCAGTGTCAAGGATTTGAAATGCCAACTTACATTTGTGTTCTGTTCACTCTGTTTAGAACATGGTCTCAGTTTGTCTTCCAGTttcttgttttatatttgtacagAATTTCTGTGAGGTGAGCACTGAGTTTTGAGCTGAGAGATGTTTGCACAAACATGCAGTGGTGGATAGTCTATTTGAGACTGAATGAGAGTGTGCCAAATGGGTGTTTCCAGATTGTGCTAACAACCAATTTATATAATGCGTGTAAACTAATGCAACCAAcccttctttgtgttttctacCCTCAGCTCCTCCTTAGATCGATGTAACACCAGTTTTGACGTTGTGGCAAGGATAAGAGGAGAGATATTCTTATTCAAAGGTCTGAATGCATACAACTGTTTCGTTAGGCATTACAAATTTGCCAATAGGCGGATCGCTCCATCTTCATCATTACACCCCTCCTTTGCAGGTCTGACGATGTGGCGAGTCAGTGGTGCAGGTTTGGTGTCAGGTCACGGGGCTTCAGTCAGGAAACTGTGGCGGGGTCTACCTCCTGACTTGCCTCGACTTCATGCCGTGCTGGAGAGACCATCAGATCATGCTATCATCTTTATCAGTGGTACATTCCAACAATATAGTGtgataatgtgaaaatgttattttatatcCACAGACATTTACTTATTGAAAGTGTGCAGGAGACttttctcttcacagtcaccaaagtccttactcattgtgggaactgttggctTGCTTGAttgtgtgtagaattcagtgacatctagtggtgaagtcgCACGTTGCAGATGAACAGacctcacttcaccctctctTTCTGAACATGAAAGAGAATCTGCGGTAGCTTTAGTTGTCaaaaaaagttgtttagtttgtccaactAGTTTGTACATTAATATGAAACACtctagtgaaaacatttaaaggagaagttcgtttttttcaacctggaccttatttccagcatatggtatgtagatctactcacccataaaggtttggagtaacttggagtccttcggacacTTTTTGATCCACACGCGATCgacgtatatccatacaacgcaagtgactggggcatccacaatacagcctctaaataacacattatctTCCGCGAAACTCTACTATGAATCgccagtgagtccaagttacttTGTTTACATCtcgggctttcactggggtgacgtcaccgaggtGCGCAGTCGCAGCACATCTGAcgatcatctgtgtttgtttacacggagtTTGCTGTTGCTGACAACATGGTTCGTGTTTGCGTATTTCAAAATTGTATTCAGCTTCCACATGATTCCTTTGCGCAACTTGGATGTACTAAAGCTCTGGCTGGTTGCGCTGTTGATCTCTGGCcagctgttcctctctctgccgCTGCATCCTCCTTTCAAGGAGCTCCTCATCTGTGTACTCTGGCTCACAACGGCAAGGGCGTCCATCAAAGTCAAAGTTGTCGTCCACATTTTCAAAATCTGATGTATTCTTccatgttgcgcaaaactagcGGCAGCAGCAAACtatgtgtaaacaaacacagatgatcgTCAGGTACGCTGCGGCTGCGCGCCTCGGTGAcatcaccccagtgaaagcctgggatgtaaacaaagcaacttggactcacaggggactagtgctggcgattcatagtaaataaagagtttcgcggcagataatgtgttatttagagctgtattgtggatgccccaatcacttgcgttgtatggatatacgtcGATcacgtgtggatctaaaagcatccgaaggactccaagttactccaaacctttatgggtgagtagatctacataccatatgctggaaataaggaccaggttgaaaaaaaacaaacttctccttTTCTGCAAATAGATCCCTCTCCCCTAAATCTTACTCGCTGAAACTTAAGTGTCTTgggataatgtatgttatgatttggcactatacaaataaaattgaactgaatttaattaataaatacatttgtcatTACAGGTCATAAATGTAAAGCATTCTCACTCTCCACATGTTTTGCTGCAGGCTCCAGATTCTGGCTGTTCAAGGACCTGTCCCTGCAGGAAGGCTACCCTCAGCCCCTCTCTGCCCTCAGGATGGGGCTACGTATGGTTGGAGC
This window of the Paralichthys olivaceus isolate ysfri-2021 chromosome 9, ASM2471397v2, whole genome shotgun sequence genome carries:
- the mmp17b gene encoding matrix metalloproteinase-17b isoform X3, coding for MVVKNEETMALMNSPRCSMPDQEEPSKSPDNQERRNKRRRRTISMWTRRNINWRLHSYPSSSHLSRETIRSLVFYALRVWAEPTTLEFHEVSSPHAADLQIDFFHGYHGDGYPFDGAGGAVGHAFFPSDPTRAGGVHLDAEEEWAFRQLASEGTDLFTVLVHEFGHALGLAHSSSRHSVMRPYYQGPAGDPLHYHLGPNDLEDITQLYGKRSLLPPTDASHFAPEPQLHHRATHHHDHRYGSSLDRCNTSFDVVARIRGEIFLFKGLTMWRVSGAGLVSGHGASVRKLWRGLPPDLPRLHAVLERPSDHAIIFISGSRFWLFKDLSLQEGYPQPLSALRMGLRMVGAGDVDDDDDEKAAAGRWGLVWDPEDGPMWGNLGNAEEEKQEDTWTQLLKEGVSGITTDSNGSIYLFKGDSYWKFMSPGSSPQDGYPRSSAEDWLDCPDSTSSSSVVEDLSLNLSPPAGRQGLRERWREVEAGRRMREHERGKLGNSGDDRQDRSPHWTQCTCQNGGLGDRTTTCIGALLLGIWIPLLF
- the mmp17b gene encoding matrix metalloproteinase-17b isoform X1, with product MKMWIIFLCLSNDWIQMPFTAGVTLTPPSAKVTPTEDENTRLVDWLVKFGYLPPSDPSTGQLQAWTAVTNAVRIMQRFAGLKDTGIVDEETMALMNSPRCSMPDQEEPSKSPDNQERRNKRRRRTISMWTRRNINWRLHSYPSSSHLSRETIRSLVFYALRVWAEPTTLEFHEVSSPHAADLQIDFFHGYHGDGYPFDGAGGAVGHAFFPSDPTRAGGVHLDAEEEWAFRQLASEGTDLFTVLVHEFGHALGLAHSSSRHSVMRPYYQGPAGDPLHYHLGPNDLEDITQLYGKRSLLPPTDASHFAPEPQLHHRATHHHDHRYGSSLDRCNTSFDVVARIRGEIFLFKGLTMWRVSGAGLVSGHGASVRKLWRGLPPDLPRLHAVLERPSDHAIIFISGSRFWLFKDLSLQEGYPQPLSALRMGLRMVGAGDVDDDDDEKAAAGRWGLVWDPEDGPMWGNLGNAEEEKQEDTWTQLLKEGVSGITTDSNGSIYLFKGDSYWKFMSPGSSPQDGYPRSSAEDWLDCPDSTSSSSVVEDLSLNLSPPAGRQGLRERWREVEAGRRMREHERGKLGNSGDDRQDRSPHWTQCTCQNGGLGDRTTTCIGALLLGIWIPLLF
- the mmp17b gene encoding matrix metalloproteinase-17b isoform X2, which gives rise to MQRFAGLKDTGIVDEETMALMNSPRCSMPDQEEPSKSPDNQERRNKRRRRTISMWTRRNINWRLHSYPSSSHLSRETIRSLVFYALRVWAEPTTLEFHEVSSPHAADLQIDFFHGYHGDGYPFDGAGGAVGHAFFPSDPTRAGGVHLDAEEEWAFRQLASEGTDLFTVLVHEFGHALGLAHSSSRHSVMRPYYQGPAGDPLHYHLGPNDLEDITQLYGKRSLLPPTDASHFAPEPQLHHRATHHHDHRYGSSLDRCNTSFDVVARIRGEIFLFKGLTMWRVSGAGLVSGHGASVRKLWRGLPPDLPRLHAVLERPSDHAIIFISGSRFWLFKDLSLQEGYPQPLSALRMGLRMVGAGDVDDDDDEKAAAGRWGLVWDPEDGPMWGNLGNAEEEKQEDTWTQLLKEGVSGITTDSNGSIYLFKGDSYWKFMSPGSSPQDGYPRSSAEDWLDCPDSTSSSSVVEDLSLNLSPPAGRQGLRERWREVEAGRRMREHERGKLGNSGDDRQDRSPHWTQCTCQNGGLGDRTTTCIGALLLGIWIPLLF